A region of the Pseudomonas silesiensis genome:
CCGGCAGCGCTTGCGCCTCGGGCTCGGTGCGGCTCTTGTATTCCAGGTTGCCTTCGGCGAGGCCACGGTCACTGACCACGATCCGGTGAGGGATGCCGATCAGCTCCATGTCCGCGAACTTGATGCCCGGGCTGGTTTTCTTGTCGCGGTCGTCCAGCAGCACTTCGAAGCCGGCGGCAGTCAGTTCTGCGTACAGCTTGTCGGTGGCTTCGCGAACCTGTTCGGTTTCGTAGCGCAGGGGTACCAGGGCGACCTGGAAGGGTGCCAGGGTATCGCTCCAGATAATGCCGTTGGCGTCGTTGTTCTGCTCGATGGCCGCGGCCACCACGCGGGATACGCCAATGCCATAGCAGCCCATTTCCAGGGTCACCGGCTTGCCGTTCTCGCCCAGCACTTCGCACTTCATCGCTTTGCTGTACTTGTTGCCCAGCTGGAAGATGTGCCCGACTTCGATGCCGCGCTTGATTTCCAGGGTGCCCTTGCCATCCGCGCTTGGATCGCCGGCCACGACGTTACGCAGGTCGGCCACGGTCGGAACCGGCAGGTCACGTTCCCAGTTCACGCCGAAGTAGTGCTTGTCGTCGATGTTGGCACCGATGCCGAAATCGCTCATCAGCTCGACGGAACGGTCGATGATGATCGGCAGCGGCAGATTCAGCGGGCCGAGGGAGCCGGCGCCGGCGCCAATGGCGTCGCGCAGTTCGGCTTCGGACGCCATCACCAGCGGGCTGGCAACGCCTGGCTGGTTGGCGGCCTTGATTTCGTTCAGCTCGTGGTCGCCACGGATGATCAGGGCAATCAGCTTGCCTTTCTCTTCCGCGTGAACCACCAGGGTCTTGATGGTCTTTTCGATCGGCAGGTTGAAGCCTTCGACCAGTTGCGCGATGGTCTTGGCGTTCGGCGTGTCGACCAGACGCAGCTCTTCGGTCGCTGCTGCACGGGACGTTTCCCGCGGCACGGCTTCGGCTTTTTCGATGTTGGCGGCGTAGTCGGAGCCGTTGCTGAAGACGATATCGTCTTCGCCGGATTCGGCCAGCACGTGGAACTCGTGGGAACCGGCGCCGCCGATGGAGCCGTTATCGGCTTCAACCGCGCGGAACTTCAGGCCCAGGCGGGTGAACACATTGCAGTACGCCTGGTACATGCGGTCGTAAGTGACCTGCAGCGAAGGCTGATCGGCATGGAAGGAGTAGGCGTCCTTCATGATGAATTCGCGGCCGCGCATCAAGCCGAAGCGTGGGCGGATTTCGTCACGGAATTTGGTCTGGATCTGATACAGGTTGATCGGCAGCTGTTTGTAGCTGCTCAACTCGTTGCGCATCAGGTCGGTGATCACTTCTTCGTGGGTCGGGCCGGCGCAGAAGTCGCGGCCGTGACGATCCTTGAAGCGCAGCAATTCCGGGCCGTATTCTTCCCAGCGTCCGGATTCCTGCCACAGCTCAGCCGGTTGCGTGCTCGGCATCAACACTTCAAGAGAACCCGCGGCGTTCATTTCTTCACGAACGATGGCTTCGACCTTGCGCATCACTCGCAAGCCCATCGGCAGCCAGGTGTACAGGCCCGAGGCGAGTTTGCGGATCATGCCGGCGCGCAGCATCAGCTGATGGCTGATCACGACCGCATCGGAAGGCGTTTCTTTCTGTGTGGCGAGCAAAAATTGACTGGTGCGCATGGTTGGCCGTTGTCGGTTGCTGATGACGAGAAATGACGGAGCATTGTACGGGCGAGATCTTCCGGCGTACAGGCGTGCGGTCGGCGGGGTCGCAAAGGGCGAGAATCGACGCGCCCTTGGCGAAATTTCTTACGTAAATAGCCTAGGATTCTTCCGCGACCTGGGTCGGCACCGGCTCCGGCGTCGGACCGGCGCGGCGGTTCTCCTGGTACCAGTGCACGGCGATCAACACCAGCGTTGGAACGCCTAGCAGTGCGGTAATGAGGAAGAAATCGTGATAGCCGTATTTTTCCACCATGACCCCTGAGTAGCCGCCGATCAGGCGTGGCAGCAACAGCATGATCGAGCTGAGCAGCGCGTACTGGGTGGCGGAGAACTTGAGGTTGGTGAGGCTCGACAGGTAGGCGACGAACGCCGAAGTCGCCAGGCCCGAACTGAAGTTGTCGAGGGAGATGGTGCCGATCAGCATGTTCAGGTTGGCGCCCATGTCGGCGAGCATCAGGAACAGCAGGTTGGTGCCGGCCGACGTGATGCCGCCGATGAACAGGATCGGCAGGATACCGAATCGCACGATCAGCAGGCCGCCCATGCCGGCGCCGACCAGCGTCATGATCAGGCCGAAGATTTTGCTGACGCTGGCAATCTGATCCTTGGTGAAACCCTGGTCGATGTAGAACACGTTGGCCATAACGCCCATGACCGTGTCGGACATCCGGTAGGTGGCGATCAGCCCGAGCAGCAGCAGCGCTTGCCAGCGGTACCGCAGAATGAAGTCGTTGACCGGCGTCAGCACTGGTGCCAGGCCGCGGCGGCCCATGGATGACAGGCACAGCGCGGTCAGGGTGATGTAGAGGATCGCCCGCAGGAATGCGCGGTCTTCGAGCAACAGGTCGAGCAGGCTTTCGTCCTGGAACAGCACGCTGGCGAAGTCGGTGTTGTAGAGCTGGGTGAACAAGGCCGGGACGGAGACCAGCAGCACGATCAGCACGAATACCGAAGCCAGTTGATGCACGAAGCTGTAGCGCCCGGCCTGCAGCTGCGTGCGCAGCGGTACGGGTGGTTCGCGCATGAAAAAGGAGGTCAGCAGCGCTGGGACCATCAGTGCGCCGAACAGGATGTAAGTGCCGGCCCAAGCCGAATGTTTATAGTTGAAACCGGTGGAGCCGAAGCCTTCGGCGAAGAACAGCGCGCCGGCGGTGGCCAGCAACGCGGCGATCCGGTAGCCGGCCATGTAACTGGCGGCCAGCGCTGCCTGGCGGCTGTCTTCGGCGATTTCCAGGCGATAAGCGTCTACGGCGATGTCTTGCGTCGCCGAGGCGAAGGCGACGACCACCGCGATCGCGATCAGCCAGGCCAAATGTTTTTGCG
Encoded here:
- a CDS encoding proline--tRNA ligase, which gives rise to MRTSQFLLATQKETPSDAVVISHQLMLRAGMIRKLASGLYTWLPMGLRVMRKVEAIVREEMNAAGSLEVLMPSTQPAELWQESGRWEEYGPELLRFKDRHGRDFCAGPTHEEVITDLMRNELSSYKQLPINLYQIQTKFRDEIRPRFGLMRGREFIMKDAYSFHADQPSLQVTYDRMYQAYCNVFTRLGLKFRAVEADNGSIGGAGSHEFHVLAESGEDDIVFSNGSDYAANIEKAEAVPRETSRAAATEELRLVDTPNAKTIAQLVEGFNLPIEKTIKTLVVHAEEKGKLIALIIRGDHELNEIKAANQPGVASPLVMASEAELRDAIGAGAGSLGPLNLPLPIIIDRSVELMSDFGIGANIDDKHYFGVNWERDLPVPTVADLRNVVAGDPSADGKGTLEIKRGIEVGHIFQLGNKYSKAMKCEVLGENGKPVTLEMGCYGIGVSRVVAAAIEQNNDANGIIWSDTLAPFQVALVPLRYETEQVREATDKLYAELTAAGFEVLLDDRDKKTSPGIKFADMELIGIPHRIVVSDRGLAEGNLEYKSRTEPEAQALPVADVLPFLQARIRR
- a CDS encoding AmpG family muropeptide MFS transporter, producing the protein MPRKTWRAALAAYASPSTLVLLLLGFAAGLPYMLVFSTLSVWLREAGVARETIGYASLIGLAYAFKWVWSPLLDQWRLPLLGKLGRRRSWLVLSQALVILGLIGMGFCDPQKHLAWLIAIAVVVAFASATQDIAVDAYRLEIAEDSRQAALAASYMAGYRIAALLATAGALFFAEGFGSTGFNYKHSAWAGTYILFGALMVPALLTSFFMREPPVPLRTQLQAGRYSFVHQLASVFVLIVLLVSVPALFTQLYNTDFASVLFQDESLLDLLLEDRAFLRAILYITLTALCLSSMGRRGLAPVLTPVNDFILRYRWQALLLLGLIATYRMSDTVMGVMANVFYIDQGFTKDQIASVSKIFGLIMTLVGAGMGGLLIVRFGILPILFIGGITSAGTNLLFLMLADMGANLNMLIGTISLDNFSSGLATSAFVAYLSSLTNLKFSATQYALLSSIMLLLPRLIGGYSGVMVEKYGYHDFFLITALLGVPTLVLIAVHWYQENRRAGPTPEPVPTQVAEES